From one Enterococcus sp. DIV2402 genomic stretch:
- the fabD gene encoding ACP S-malonyltransferase — MKTAFLFSGQGAQYVGMGQELFDQEEIVRQTFAEASEILGYDMAELCFTENERLNQTEYTQPAILTVSVAFWRVLEAKGYHADAVAGLSLGEYTALVASGALDFKTAVALVAKRGSYMATAAPQGTGKMVAIMNAPIETIEEACKQASEQGIVSPANYNTPQQIVIGGEVAAVDQALELLKEAGVKRMIPLNVSGPFHTALLKPAADKLKIALEEVSFNEMAVPVISNTTAQVMQQNEIKELLERQVMSPVRFFESVATLKELGIERVIEIGPGKVLSGFIKKIDKTLVMSRVEDDKTLQETEALLS, encoded by the coding sequence ATGAAGACAGCTTTTTTATTTAGTGGTCAAGGTGCACAATATGTTGGCATGGGACAAGAATTATTCGATCAGGAAGAAATTGTTCGTCAAACATTTGCTGAGGCGAGTGAAATCTTAGGCTACGATATGGCAGAATTATGTTTTACAGAAAATGAACGATTAAATCAAACAGAATATACTCAACCAGCGATTCTAACGGTTAGTGTGGCTTTTTGGCGTGTATTAGAAGCAAAAGGTTATCATGCAGATGCTGTTGCTGGATTAAGTTTAGGTGAATATACTGCTTTAGTAGCCAGTGGCGCATTAGACTTTAAAACAGCAGTTGCATTAGTTGCCAAACGCGGTTCATACATGGCAACTGCAGCACCACAAGGAACAGGTAAAATGGTAGCGATTATGAATGCACCTATTGAAACGATTGAAGAAGCGTGCAAACAAGCGAGTGAACAAGGAATTGTGTCACCAGCTAACTACAATACACCACAACAAATTGTCATTGGTGGAGAAGTTGCAGCAGTAGATCAAGCACTTGAGTTGTTAAAAGAAGCCGGTGTGAAACGAATGATTCCATTAAACGTTAGTGGTCCATTCCATACAGCTTTATTGAAGCCCGCCGCAGACAAGTTGAAAATTGCCTTAGAAGAGGTTTCTTTTAATGAAATGGCTGTTCCGGTTATTAGTAACACTACTGCTCAAGTAATGCAACAAAACGAAATTAAAGAGTTATTGGAACGTCAAGTGATGTCACCAGTTCGTTTTTTTGAAAGCGTAGCAACGTTAAAAGAATTGGGAATTGAACGTGTGATTGAGATTGGTCCAGGAAAAGTTCTTTCAGGTTTTATCAAAAAAATTGACAAAACATTAGTGATGTCTCGTGTAGAAGATGATAAGACGCTACAAGAGACAGAGGCATTATTATCCTAG
- a CDS encoding acyl carrier protein: MVFEKIQEIVAEELGKDKEEIKLTTNIQEDLEADSLDLFQIINEIEDEFDVKIEVEDGIKTVEDLVKYVEQQQA, encoded by the coding sequence ATGGTATTCGAAAAAATTCAAGAAATCGTAGCAGAAGAATTAGGTAAAGATAAAGAAGAAATCAAATTAACTACAAACATCCAAGAAGATTTAGAAGCAGATAGCTTAGATTTATTCCAAATCATCAACGAAATTGAAGACGAATTTGACGTGAAAATCGAAGTTGAAGACGGCATCAAAACTGTTGAAGATTTAGTGAAATACGTAGAACAACAACAAGCTTAA
- a CDS encoding beta-ketoacyl-ACP synthase III, translating into MTNFGQITATASYVPEKIVTNDQLAEIMDTSDEWIYSRTGIKTRHIATDENTSDLCIHVAKQLVQKSGTAPEELDFILVATMSPDYNSPSVACMVQGAIGATNALAFDLSAACAGFVYALSMGEKMIRTGSKKGLIIGGEVLSKVLDWQDRSTAVLFGDGAGGILLEATEQQHLLKESLHADGTRGMSLTSGYRAINSPYGSVNTSQSSCLTMAGRDIFDFATRDVAKAIDELISEEKEEIDYFLLHQANSRILDKIARKIKVPREKFLQNMDKYGNTSGATIPLLLDESIASGVLTLGSNQKVVLSGFGGGLTWGTVLLTL; encoded by the coding sequence ATGACAAATTTTGGACAGATTACTGCAACAGCCAGTTACGTGCCTGAAAAAATTGTAACGAACGATCAGTTGGCAGAAATCATGGACACAAGCGATGAATGGATTTATTCTCGCACAGGAATAAAAACACGACATATTGCGACAGACGAGAATACTTCTGATCTATGTATCCATGTTGCTAAGCAATTAGTACAAAAAAGCGGTACAGCTCCAGAGGAATTGGATTTTATTCTTGTTGCAACAATGTCCCCAGATTACAATTCACCTTCTGTGGCATGTATGGTGCAAGGGGCAATCGGTGCGACAAATGCGTTAGCGTTTGATTTAAGTGCAGCGTGTGCCGGCTTTGTCTATGCGTTGTCGATGGGTGAAAAAATGATTCGTACAGGTTCAAAAAAAGGATTAATTATTGGCGGCGAAGTACTTTCGAAAGTTTTAGACTGGCAAGATCGCTCAACAGCGGTATTGTTTGGTGACGGAGCAGGTGGTATTTTATTAGAAGCAACAGAACAACAACACCTCTTAAAAGAAAGCTTACATGCAGATGGTACAAGAGGCATGTCATTGACTTCTGGTTATCGTGCGATTAATAGTCCTTATGGATCAGTGAATACTAGTCAGAGTTCTTGTTTAACAATGGCTGGACGAGACATCTTTGATTTTGCGACACGTGACGTAGCAAAGGCAATTGATGAGCTTATTAGTGAAGAGAAAGAAGAAATTGATTATTTCTTACTTCATCAAGCAAATTCGCGTATTTTAGATAAAATTGCGCGGAAAATTAAAGTTCCTAGAGAGAAATTCTTACAAAATATGGATAAATATGGAAACACATCTGGAGCAACAATTCCGTTGTTATTAGATGAATCCATTGCCTCAGGAGTCTTAACATTAGGTAGCAACCAAAAAGTGGTACTTTCAGGTTTTGGTGGTGGGTTAACATGGGGAACCGTGTTGCTGACTTTGTAA
- a CDS encoding MarR family winged helix-turn-helix transcriptional regulator — MKPDFERINSLLVDVFNDILVIEESELKKSRFNDLSITEMHTIEAIGMYKKKTTSEVAKELSITVGTLTIAINRLVKKGYVERIRSEDDRRVVKLSLTKKGKLLYRVHQHFHSQMIKEILVNMEEEEQHALLKALDNLHQFLQEYK, encoded by the coding sequence ATGAAACCAGATTTTGAAAGAATTAATAGCTTACTAGTGGATGTCTTTAATGACATTTTAGTAATCGAAGAATCAGAATTGAAAAAATCACGATTCAATGACCTTTCGATTACCGAAATGCACACAATCGAAGCGATTGGTATGTACAAAAAAAAGACAACTTCTGAAGTTGCAAAAGAACTTTCAATTACAGTGGGTACATTGACCATCGCGATTAACCGATTAGTGAAAAAAGGTTACGTTGAAAGAATTCGTAGCGAAGATGATCGACGAGTTGTCAAATTATCGTTGACAAAAAAAGGGAAATTATTGTATCGTGTGCATCAACATTTTCATAGTCAAATGATTAAAGAAATTTTGGTAAACATGGAAGAAGAGGAACAACATGCTTTATTAAAAGCGTTGGATAATCTTCATCAATTCTTACAAGAATATAAGTGA
- a CDS encoding GIY-YIG nuclease family protein, protein MKDQYDEIIYVGKAKNLKQRVRSYFQKNSQHSKKVLRMVFNIHDFDIIQVDTELDALLLECQLIQTYHPLYNQQMNHSLRYSYVTVSPKGIEINSMVSSNSLGPFRQYKKIPIVSQVLSEIYQMPWVNHITMHALIKQLPEMQKIPLNQRLNEITAFFQGTEQSYLPWMEQRISYLSEHLHFELAQALTEQLNILNYFFLQNKELVRFSQQKKLIFSLPLTETTNKYYQISFGQIIHTQILSLNEAFQPIESRVKPFSLTKTTIDPLLILMNYMKKTSKKG, encoded by the coding sequence ATGAAAGACCAATATGATGAGATTATTTACGTTGGAAAAGCCAAAAATTTAAAACAACGTGTCCGCTCTTACTTTCAAAAAAATAGCCAGCACTCAAAAAAAGTGCTGCGCATGGTTTTTAATATTCATGATTTTGATATTATCCAAGTGGATACCGAACTTGATGCCTTATTACTTGAGTGCCAATTAATTCAAACGTATCATCCATTGTATAACCAACAAATGAATCATTCGTTACGTTATAGTTATGTGACAGTTTCTCCAAAGGGTATTGAAATCAATTCAATGGTTTCTTCAAATAGTCTAGGCCCTTTTCGACAATATAAAAAAATTCCGATAGTAAGTCAAGTTCTGAGTGAAATTTATCAAATGCCTTGGGTCAACCACATTACAATGCATGCTTTGATTAAACAATTACCTGAAATGCAAAAAATCCCATTAAATCAACGGTTAAATGAAATTACCGCTTTTTTTCAAGGGACTGAGCAAAGCTATCTTCCTTGGATGGAACAACGAATTTCTTATTTATCTGAACACTTACACTTTGAACTCGCTCAAGCTCTAACCGAACAGCTTAACATATTAAACTATTTTTTCTTACAAAACAAAGAACTCGTGCGTTTTTCACAACAAAAAAAACTTATTTTTTCACTACCGTTAACTGAAACAACAAATAAATATTATCAAATTTCTTTTGGTCAAATCATTCATACGCAAATTCTCTCATTAAATGAAGCATTTCAACCAATTGAAAGCAGAGTAAAACCTTTCAGCTTAACGAAAACAACCATTGACCCCTTACTAATTTTAATGAATTATATGAAAAAGACATCTAAAAAGGGCTAG
- a CDS encoding YkuJ family protein, with the protein MKSSQLVAIIKRLEAMIEAQDSEVQVRRFEKEGVEKCIVTYDNSTETFELTEAESNQPYQFDNVDIVAMEIYDLIQ; encoded by the coding sequence ATGAAAAGTTCGCAATTAGTCGCTATCATCAAACGTCTTGAAGCTATGATTGAAGCGCAAGACAGTGAGGTACAAGTTCGTCGTTTTGAAAAAGAAGGCGTTGAAAAATGTATCGTCACTTATGACAACTCGACAGAGACCTTTGAATTAACGGAAGCTGAATCTAATCAGCCGTATCAATTTGATAATGTTGATATTGTTGCAATGGAAATTTACGATTTAATTCAATAG
- a CDS encoding NAD(P)-dependent oxidoreductase: MKIGFIGTGVMGHAIVEHLIAAGHDITVYNRTKSKTDDLIAKGATWQDSPKAVTKGSELIFTMVGYPHDVEETYYHAVTGIFATDVKGKILVDLTTSTPSLAVKIAQTANENGAESLDAPVSGGDLGAKNGTLTIMAGGSEAAYQNVLPVFEQFGKTCMLHGGSGKGQHAKMANQIMIAGTMTGMTEMLVYANQAGLDLSKILDTLAGGSAANWSMINYSPRILAENYSPGFFVKHFVKDLKIALDEANNMGIDLPSTTLAEQLYEKLEKAGYGDDGTQALIKLWWQDGKKS; encoded by the coding sequence ATGAAAATTGGATTTATCGGAACAGGTGTCATGGGACATGCGATTGTAGAACATTTAATAGCGGCAGGTCATGATATAACTGTCTACAATCGAACAAAAAGTAAAACTGATGATCTAATAGCAAAAGGTGCTACGTGGCAAGATTCACCAAAAGCAGTAACAAAAGGAAGTGAATTGATTTTCACGATGGTAGGCTATCCACACGATGTTGAAGAAACCTATTATCATGCTGTCACAGGGATTTTTGCCACCGATGTGAAGGGAAAAATTTTAGTTGATTTAACAACAAGTACACCTTCTTTAGCTGTTAAAATTGCCCAAACTGCAAATGAAAACGGGGCAGAAAGTTTAGATGCACCAGTATCTGGTGGCGATTTAGGCGCAAAAAATGGAACACTAACAATTATGGCTGGCGGTTCAGAAGCCGCTTATCAAAATGTCCTACCTGTTTTTGAACAATTTGGTAAAACATGTATGTTGCATGGAGGCTCTGGAAAGGGGCAGCATGCTAAAATGGCCAATCAAATTATGATTGCTGGTACTATGACCGGGATGACAGAGATGCTTGTTTATGCAAATCAAGCAGGATTGGACTTGTCTAAAATATTGGATACCTTAGCTGGTGGAAGTGCAGCTAACTGGTCAATGATTAATTATAGCCCACGCATTTTGGCAGAAAATTATTCCCCAGGCTTTTTTGTAAAACATTTTGTTAAAGATTTGAAAATTGCTTTAGATGAAGCAAATAACATGGGAATCGACTTGCCAAGTACAACTTTGGCTGAACAACTCTATGAAAAACTAGAAAAGGCTGGTTATGGAGACGATGGGACACAAGCATTAATTAAACTTTGGTGGCAAGATGGGAAAAAATCTTAA
- a CDS encoding glycosyltransferase, giving the protein MKIGFFTDTYLPQVSGVATSIRTLKDELEKMGHEVFIFTTTDPNAPEFEEGIIRMPSVPFISFKDRRIVVRGMWYAYLIAKELELDLIHTHTEFGAGLLGKMVGKKMRIPVIHTYHTMYEDYLHYIAKGKVVRPVHVKYFSRLFANHSTGVVCPSERVIEKLESYGVVAPMRIIPTGIEIEKFKRPDITEEMKQDLRTALGITEKELMVLSLSRISYEKNIQAIIQGLPEVLAVLPNVRMVIVGKGPYKEELEELVTEKGLMEYVQFVGEVPNDEVALYYQAANYFVSASTSETQGLTYTEAMAAGTQMVVEGNDYLNTLISDASFGVTFEKDEDFASCFIEYVQAGIQKNQEILDQKMYEISAEYFGKAIIEFYNDMITFYEENHSENELTETMDKLKTRLRSFKGTSE; this is encoded by the coding sequence GTGAAGATTGGGTTCTTTACAGACACTTACTTGCCTCAAGTAAGTGGTGTTGCTACATCTATTCGGACACTAAAAGATGAATTGGAAAAAATGGGACACGAGGTATTTATTTTTACGACCACGGATCCTAATGCACCGGAATTTGAAGAAGGAATTATTCGAATGCCTAGTGTACCTTTTATTTCATTTAAAGATCGCCGAATTGTTGTACGTGGCATGTGGTATGCCTATTTGATTGCCAAAGAATTAGAGTTGGATTTAATTCATACCCACACAGAGTTCGGTGCCGGTCTTTTAGGTAAGATGGTGGGTAAAAAAATGCGTATACCAGTTATTCATACGTATCACACTATGTATGAAGATTATCTACATTATATTGCAAAGGGAAAAGTTGTTCGTCCAGTCCATGTAAAATATTTTTCTCGATTGTTTGCCAATCACTCAACTGGTGTAGTTTGTCCAAGCGAACGTGTAATTGAAAAGCTAGAAAGCTATGGCGTCGTAGCACCAATGCGAATTATTCCGACAGGGATTGAAATTGAGAAGTTTAAACGACCTGATATTACAGAAGAAATGAAACAAGACTTGCGTACAGCATTGGGCATTACAGAAAAAGAATTGATGGTATTATCGTTAAGCCGTATATCTTATGAAAAAAATATTCAAGCAATTATTCAAGGTTTACCAGAAGTACTCGCTGTTTTGCCGAATGTCCGAATGGTTATTGTAGGGAAAGGTCCGTATAAAGAAGAATTAGAAGAACTAGTTACCGAAAAAGGTTTAATGGAATATGTTCAATTTGTTGGTGAGGTACCAAATGATGAAGTGGCCTTATATTATCAAGCTGCAAATTATTTCGTTAGTGCATCAACCTCAGAAACACAAGGATTGACCTATACTGAAGCAATGGCAGCAGGGACACAAATGGTTGTTGAAGGTAATGATTATTTGAACACATTAATTAGCGATGCCTCATTTGGTGTCACATTTGAAAAAGATGAAGATTTTGCTTCTTGTTTTATTGAGTATGTTCAAGCGGGTATTCAGAAAAATCAAGAAATATTAGATCAAAAAATGTATGAAATTTCTGCCGAATATTTTGGAAAAGCTATAATTGAATTTTATAACGATATGATTACTTTTTATGAAGAAAATCATTCAGAAAATGAATTGACGGAAACGATGGATAAATTGAAAACACGTTTACGATCATTTAAAGGAACTTCAGAATAA
- a CDS encoding glycosyltransferase yields the protein MKVLLYFEGERMLEKSGIGRAFEHQKKALTCAGVDYTINANDDYDILHINTYGFKSRQMIRRTKKNGKKVVYHAHSNAEDFRNSFIGSNQVASLYKKYLIYLYSHSDHLITPTVYAKKILEGYGIRRPISVVSNGIDLDKYQVSKKKEEKFRAFFQLDPEQKVIISVGLYFHRKGLTDFIEIAKQLPQYTFIWFGHTPMYTIPKDIREIVKGNHPDNVIFPGYIKGEIIEGAYSNADLFFFPSYEETEGIVVLEALASHQNVLVRDIPVYEGWLKKDYNAYMGTTNAEFCQKIEEIVEKQVPDLTKAGYETAQSKSIQQIGTELKKVYETVLKGSAVDSRSLEGMS from the coding sequence TTGAAAGTACTTCTTTATTTTGAAGGAGAACGAATGCTGGAAAAATCTGGTATCGGTCGCGCCTTTGAACATCAAAAAAAAGCATTAACATGTGCAGGCGTCGATTATACAATAAATGCTAACGATGATTATGATATTTTACACATTAATACGTATGGCTTTAAAAGTCGTCAGATGATTCGTCGTACTAAAAAAAATGGTAAAAAAGTCGTGTATCACGCACATTCAAATGCTGAAGATTTTCGAAATTCGTTTATTGGGTCAAATCAAGTGGCTTCATTATATAAAAAATATTTAATTTATTTGTATTCTCATAGTGACCATTTAATTACACCAACTGTTTATGCTAAAAAAATTTTAGAAGGCTATGGTATTCGTCGACCAATTAGTGTGGTTTCTAACGGCATTGATTTAGATAAATATCAAGTAAGTAAAAAGAAAGAAGAAAAGTTTCGAGCATTCTTTCAATTGGATCCAGAACAAAAAGTGATTATTTCTGTAGGTTTATATTTCCATCGCAAAGGCTTGACTGATTTTATCGAAATTGCTAAACAGTTGCCTCAATATACCTTTATTTGGTTTGGGCATACTCCGATGTATACCATTCCAAAAGATATTCGGGAGATTGTTAAAGGAAATCACCCTGACAATGTAATTTTTCCAGGATATATTAAGGGAGAAATTATTGAAGGGGCGTATTCCAATGCTGATTTATTTTTCTTTCCTTCCTATGAAGAGACAGAAGGAATTGTAGTATTAGAAGCATTAGCAAGTCATCAAAATGTGCTTGTTCGAGATATCCCTGTATATGAAGGTTGGTTAAAAAAAGATTATAATGCTTATATGGGAACAACGAATGCAGAATTTTGTCAAAAAATTGAAGAAATTGTTGAGAAACAAGTGCCAGATTTAACGAAAGCTGGCTATGAAACAGCACAATCAAAAAGTATTCAGCAAATAGGAACAGAATTAAAAAAAGTCTATGAAACTGTGCTGAAGGGGAGTGCAGTAGACAGTCGGAGTTTGGAGGGAATGTCGTGA
- a CDS encoding dipeptidase, whose amino-acid sequence MFYLKVIDMHCDTIMRIFTSTANLAENNLQIDLEKMRQGDYLLQNFAIFLDKEAEDSPYQTAKAMINCFYQQMEQYSQIIRPVTRYEEIIQNDQQHILSALLTMEEGAPLEGNVEKLAEFYQLGVRMLTLTWNYTNEIGFPNARYWNSETQTLSSQQGLTKRGIEIAQAMNELGMIIDVSHGSDQLVEDVLTHTTAPFVASHSNARACFPHFRNLPDSLIKKIADRGGVIGLNFSEDFLRTRQQKLPLINQLVTHAIHMKNIGGIDVIGFGSDFDGIPVSHELPDATIFPTIYDAFQKAGFTTSEIEKIFHQNVLRLYKELLI is encoded by the coding sequence GTGTTTTACTTGAAAGTTATCGATATGCACTGCGATACAATTATGCGAATTTTCACTTCAACTGCCAATTTAGCTGAAAATAATTTACAAATTGATTTAGAAAAAATGAGACAAGGTGATTATTTATTACAAAATTTTGCTATTTTTTTAGACAAAGAAGCTGAAGACTCTCCCTATCAAACAGCTAAAGCAATGATTAATTGCTTTTATCAGCAAATGGAACAATATTCTCAAATCATTCGACCTGTGACTCGTTATGAAGAAATCATTCAGAACGATCAGCAGCATATCTTAAGTGCCTTATTAACAATGGAAGAAGGTGCACCTCTTGAAGGCAATGTCGAAAAGTTAGCTGAATTTTATCAATTAGGTGTCCGCATGCTGACTTTAACTTGGAACTATACCAATGAGATTGGTTTTCCTAACGCACGTTATTGGAATTCTGAAACACAGACACTTTCATCTCAACAAGGATTAACCAAAAGAGGCATTGAGATTGCACAGGCAATGAACGAATTAGGTATGATTATTGACGTTTCACATGGATCGGATCAATTAGTTGAAGACGTTCTGACACATACCACCGCACCTTTTGTAGCCAGTCATTCTAACGCTCGAGCATGTTTCCCGCACTTTCGTAATTTACCTGATTCGCTAATCAAAAAAATTGCTGACCGTGGTGGTGTGATTGGCTTGAATTTTTCTGAAGATTTTTTAAGAACCCGACAACAAAAATTACCACTTATTAATCAGTTAGTGACACATGCTATTCATATGAAGAATATTGGTGGAATTGATGTTATTGGTTTTGGTTCTGATTTTGATGGGATTCCAGTTAGCCATGAATTACCTGATGCAACCATTTTCCCTACTATTTATGATGCTTTTCAAAAAGCTGGATTTACTACCTCAGAAATTGAAAAGATTTTTCATCAAAATGTGTTGCGTTTATATAAAGAACTATTAATTTAA
- a CDS encoding SPFH domain-containing protein, translating to MKKAGVNKTGTNKAIKTSLTAVVVLGAVIAGAFVFFEKIENGYVGVRYSINGGVRDETLGQGIKFVGLDKVTQYPIRLQTIQAESVSIATSDGKKTSVNIKYDYKIDPTKTSAMYKEFGNITSEDIEEGWLKSKLQKEAREVYSQYTILDILSGKSSEAEGNLLANFSKSVETKGFVVEDVTVGVPEIDAETQKSIDAIVLSGQENEKAKLDAETKKTQADAKAYEITKQAEAEAEANKKIAESVTENLIKYEEAQARKEHGWVTVNGANAVVTDGE from the coding sequence ATGAAAAAAGCTGGAGTAAATAAAACCGGTACAAACAAAGCTATTAAAACAAGTCTGACGGCAGTTGTGGTATTAGGAGCGGTGATTGCAGGGGCTTTTGTTTTTTTTGAAAAGATTGAAAACGGTTATGTTGGGGTGCGTTATTCTATTAATGGCGGTGTACGTGACGAAACCTTAGGACAAGGAATTAAATTTGTAGGATTGGATAAAGTAACACAATATCCAATTCGCTTACAAACAATTCAAGCAGAAAGTGTTTCAATTGCCACATCAGATGGTAAAAAGACCTCTGTAAATATTAAATATGATTATAAAATCGATCCGACTAAAACATCAGCAATGTATAAAGAATTTGGTAACATTACTTCAGAAGATATTGAAGAAGGCTGGTTAAAATCAAAATTACAAAAAGAAGCAAGAGAAGTTTATTCTCAATATACTATTTTAGATATTTTATCTGGTAAATCTTCTGAAGCAGAAGGAAATTTATTAGCGAATTTTTCTAAGTCAGTTGAAACAAAAGGATTTGTTGTGGAAGATGTAACGGTAGGGGTTCCTGAAATTGATGCAGAAACACAAAAATCAATTGATGCGATTGTATTATCTGGGCAAGAAAACGAAAAAGCTAAATTAGATGCTGAAACAAAGAAAACTCAAGCAGATGCTAAAGCTTATGAAATTACTAAACAAGCCGAAGCCGAGGCAGAAGCAAATAAAAAAATTGCTGAATCTGTAACTGAAAATCTAATTAAATATGAAGAAGCACAAGCTCGCAAAGAACATGGCTGGGTTACAGTCAATGGTGCGAATGCTGTTGTGACAGATGGTGAGTAG
- the ptsP gene encoding phosphoenolpyruvate--protein phosphotransferase yields the protein MVEMLKGIAASDGVAVAKAYLLVQPDLTFTKVTVEDISAEEARLDDALAKSTEELKQIRDKAAQALGEEEAQVFDAHLMVLSDPEMIGQIKQNISDNKVNAESALKEVTDMYIGMFEAMEDNAYMQERAADIRDVAKRVLAHLLQVTLPNPSMINEEVVVIAHDLTPSDTAQLDRNFVKAFVTNIGGRTSHSAIMARSLEIPAIVGTKDITAKVKAGDIIAVNGIEGDVIVNPTEEQATEFHKAGEAFAAQKAEWEKLKNAQTVTADGKHIELAANIGTPKDLTGVHNNGAEAVGLYRTEFLYMDAPDFPSEEDQYVAYKAVLEGMDGKPVVVRTMDIGGDKELPYLQLPHEMNPFLGYRALRISLSELGDGMFRTQLRALLRASVHGQLRIMFPMVATLKEFRAAKKMYDEERQKLVDEGIAVADGIQVGIMIEIPAAAVLADRFAKEVDFFSIGTNDLIQYTMAADRMNEQVSYLYQPYNPSILRLIKNVVDSAHAEGKWAGMCGEMAGDQMAVPLLMGIGLDEFSMSATSILKTRSLMKRLDTTKMQELANRALKDCDTMEEVVALVEEYVAE from the coding sequence ATGGTTGAAATGCTAAAGGGAATTGCGGCAAGTGATGGCGTAGCAGTTGCGAAGGCATACCTATTAGTTCAACCTGACTTAACTTTTACAAAAGTTACAGTTGAAGACATATCTGCTGAAGAAGCTCGTCTAGATGATGCACTAGCTAAATCTACTGAAGAATTAAAACAAATTCGTGATAAAGCTGCTCAAGCTTTAGGCGAAGAAGAAGCGCAAGTATTTGACGCTCATTTAATGGTTCTTAGCGATCCAGAAATGATTGGTCAAATTAAGCAAAATATTTCAGACAATAAAGTTAATGCTGAATCTGCGTTAAAAGAAGTTACAGACATGTACATTGGCATGTTTGAAGCAATGGAAGATAATGCTTATATGCAAGAGCGTGCTGCGGATATCCGTGACGTTGCGAAGCGTGTATTAGCACATTTATTGCAAGTAACTTTACCTAATCCATCTATGATTAATGAAGAAGTTGTTGTGATTGCACATGACTTAACACCGAGTGATACAGCGCAATTAGATCGTAATTTCGTTAAAGCATTCGTAACTAATATTGGTGGACGTACTTCTCACTCAGCGATTATGGCTCGTTCTTTAGAGATTCCAGCAATTGTGGGGACAAAAGATATTACTGCAAAAGTAAAAGCAGGTGATATTATAGCTGTTAACGGTATCGAAGGCGATGTTATCGTCAATCCTACTGAAGAACAAGCTACAGAATTCCATAAAGCTGGAGAAGCTTTCGCTGCACAAAAAGCAGAATGGGAAAAACTTAAAAATGCCCAAACTGTTACAGCTGACGGTAAACACATTGAGCTAGCAGCAAACATTGGTACACCAAAAGATTTAACTGGTGTCCATAACAATGGTGCTGAAGCTGTTGGACTTTATCGTACAGAATTTTTATACATGGATGCTCCAGATTTCCCATCTGAAGAAGACCAATATGTAGCTTACAAAGCGGTATTGGAAGGCATGGATGGTAAACCTGTAGTTGTTCGTACAATGGATATCGGTGGCGATAAAGAACTACCATATCTACAATTACCACATGAAATGAACCCATTCTTGGGATACCGTGCATTACGTATCAGTTTATCTGAATTAGGCGATGGCATGTTCCGTACACAATTACGTGCATTGTTACGTGCTTCTGTTCATGGACAATTACGTATCATGTTCCCAATGGTTGCAACGCTGAAAGAATTCCGCGCTGCTAAAAAAATGTATGACGAAGAACGTCAAAAATTAGTTGACGAAGGTATCGCAGTTGCTGATGGTATCCAAGTAGGTATCATGATTGAAATCCCTGCAGCAGCCGTTTTAGCTGACCGTTTTGCTAAAGAAGTTGACTTCTTCAGTATTGGAACAAATGACTTGATTCAATACACAATGGCAGCAGACCGTATGAACGAACAAGTTTCTTACTTGTATCAACCATATAACCCATCAATTTTACGTTTAATTAAAAACGTGGTTGATTCAGCACACGCTGAAGGTAAATGGGCTGGTATGTGTGGAGAAATGGCCGGCGATCAAATGGCTGTTCCATTATTAATGGGGATTGGTTTAGATGAGTTCTCAATGAGCGCAACATCTATTCTAAAAACTCGTAGCTTAATGAAACGTTTAGACACTACTAAAATGCAAGAACTTGCAAATCGTGCGCTTAAAGATTGCGACACAATGGAAGAAGTCGTTGCTTTAGTTGAAGAATACGTTGCTGAATAA
- a CDS encoding phosphocarrier protein HPr yields the protein MEKKDFHVIAETGIHARPATLLVQTASKFNSDVNLEYKGKSVNLKSIMGVMSLGVGQGSDVTITAEGADEKEAIAAIVETMQKEGLSE from the coding sequence ATGGAAAAGAAAGATTTTCACGTAATTGCTGAGACAGGAATTCACGCACGTCCAGCGACTTTATTAGTTCAAACAGCGAGCAAATTTAACTCTGATGTTAACTTAGAGTACAAAGGTAAATCAGTTAACCTTAAATCAATCATGGGCGTTATGTCTTTAGGCGTTGGTCAAGGTTCTGACGTTACAATTACTGCAGAAGGTGCTGACGAAAAAGAAGCAATTGCTGCTATCGTTGAAACAATGCAAAAGGAAGGATTGTCTGAATAA